TCGATCTGAACATCTCTTGACCTCAGCTCTGCTCTCAGGGTATTTAACAACAAGTCAGCACCACCATCGTCGGCTTTCTCGGTCTTGCGTTTACTCAACATTTCATTCAGCTTCGAAACCTCGACTTCTGATACCTCTAGAAGCTCATGGCACTCATCGAGCTCTCGTTCTAAAGTCATGATTTTGTTGCTTGAATCAGATAGCTTGCTCTCTAACTCGCCCACCAGTCTGTTTCTCTCTTCTAGATCTCTCAGTGCAGTCCTAAGCTCGTCACTGAAGAAATCAGCAAGCATATATGCAGACTGGTCCTTCTTCTCAGCCTCATCATTCAGCTTAAGAGATGAGTAGGAGAGTCCTGACACCAAATCAAACTCCAGAGAAGGAGAGCTATGAGATACAAAGGAACTCAAATCCGCAAATGAGACACTGTTTTTGTCTGAAGATGAAGGTTTAAAACCAAAGTTGAGGAAGCCGTTGAGGAGCTCTTGGTTCATATGGTTGTAAGACTCACCAAGAGACTGATACAAGGTAAGAAAAATATCCGTTGACTCAGGTTGACCATCTTTCACCAGTTTGAGCATTCTTTGGGCTTTCTGACATATCTCTgtagatgcaaaaaaaaaaaaaaaaaggtttgtatACACAGAAACACACATAACCGATTAAGACAAGGGGAGGAAACACAGAGAAAGGATCTGTCTATACCTGTTAAGAGTTCTGGTAATGACTTAGAAGCATGTGGCCACAAGGATGAATCAAAATTCACTGATCCAGTTTCTGTGTAAGGATCCATCTAACATACAAACAGAGGAAACTGTAAAAATGAGAAAACAGTTTCAGAGACGTTTATGAATAAGAACGTAGTAGATTTACGAACCCTAATCAGATAAAACTGATGATGTCTCCGGGGAATATACTGAGATTTTCTTAAGGAAAGAGGGAGAGGAAGAGAATTATTATAATGACCCTGAGCTGGATTTGGAGAAATGTTGATTTATCAACTACGGAGAAACAGTATGAAAGaggatttttttgaaaattagggtTACGAGTTTCGATGGAACTAGACAGTGTGAACATGATAAAATTGGCGGTCTTGTTCGCATTCAAATTTTCAAACCCTAAAAAGCCcattaaagttttaaaattaatatttaatacacttatttttcaaaattgtgtGTTTCAAATTCAGTTCAAAGTGTTTGAGCATTTCCAGAGTCGGGTTTGACACCATTAACAAGATTTTTTTGGTTCCAACTAGGCATGGACATAAAATCCGGAATcctaaatccgaaccgaacccgatccgttATCCGATTCGAAatgtaaaaatacccgaacggatcttgtagggtggtacaaaaaatattcgaacccgaattgttattaaccgaacccgaacgagtaacccgaaaaatccgaaattaatagtcaatataaatatttcgaaATATAACTAAGTATTACAATTATTAAATTCGGTATTtgtggtaatatgatatataataataaatattaaaattttaataaatgctttaagtacacaattagttataaataagtattttataatttgctcattgaaataaaaagtctactctctGTAAGtcaatacatattgtttacaaatgatgtttgttttcatgttagatttaacattttattgttattttatcaattttatgtgtgatagattaatttttatttaatttagatgtttttctttatgttttgcttcaaaaattttgtttttacttcggttatatccgaaccgaaccgatataacccgaatctgtacgatatatgattattttatgggTTTTAGGACGCAgtacaattttgaaccgaacccgaagtgttattatctgAATCTGAtccgtactaataaaattttagtatgagaCCTATGTGCGTAAATCCAAAAAtctgaaaaccaaaaaacccgatCCAAACGCCAACGGGTACCTGAACGCCCATGTCTAGTTCCAacaaaggaaaaagagagaagaagattagaccataattatacaaataaatGAAATAGAATCAGCCTATGACGGTCGAACATGCTATGCGTCGTCCCAATTGACTATTGTTTTATGTACACTTCTTCATCCACTTTCTTAATGTTGAATATTACATCTTATAACATTGgttttatctattctattaaaactccTGTACGACCAATTGATATTTGTTTGGTccaacaattattttttatcgtatctactaaaaaaattaaaccatatattttttaaccatATCTAAGTAACCATCACTTTAATCCCTTAACAATCGGGGATCCACTATgttatttttccattttatatTACTCTGAACCACTCAGTTTAATCAGTTACAACTTAATCACAAATACTTCGTTTATAAAATATCCATGAACCGGATTGGTTTCTATAAACCAAACAATGTAACCGTACGTAAACTCCCTTTGGTTTTTATATGACTCATACGAATGGCTGGAACCCATCTCTTTGAACTTCTTCTCACATGAAACTTAATTATCGGACCACAAAAGAAATACGCAATAATAATAGACTTTTGCATAAACCGATGGTTGAacaagaaaacatttttttttggagcaaaaccaagaaaatATGTAAGTACATATACTTTATCAACTTATTTTCGTTATATTGACTTGATAGGTTTTAAGAATTATAATCTGGAACTTGAATTGATAGGAATGATTTATTTGAGAGGTATCTAAATCAATTATtctaaattcaatttcaaaatttgataaCTAACTCCTTAATCCCGTAAAATATGCCATCATCTTAACTTAAACTGTTTCCATCGCCATCTTCTCTTTATAAACATCCTTCCTATCaacatactaatatattttctggACTTTACCACTATATTTACTATAGCTAATAATATTTAACCTTACTTATGTCGACTGTTTCCTAATAATATGGAGCATACCTATTTTTTCTCACTATATATCCAACAAACAAGAACATTCCAGGAATCAAATCAATTATTCtaaattcaattttaaaattttataactaaCTCCTGAATCCCGTAAAATATGCCATCATCTTAACTTAAACTGTTTCCATCGCCATCTTCTCTTTATAAACATCCTTCCTACCATCTACGCTTAACACACTTCTTTAAAGCTTATTTGAGAATCCAAATCTAATTCAGAAAGTACCTTTAAGCATGGAACTCACCGCTTTGGCTGACATCAAACCATTCAAGTCAGAATGGCGTATTCAAGTTAAGGTGCTCCATACCTGGAAGCATTACACAAAACTTTCAGGAGAAACATTGGAAATCATTCTGTCTGATGCACATGTAAGTCTCATTACTTAGTCTACCTtttgtctgttttttttctcttcattcTTAACTAATAGATATATTCAATTCTACTTTCTAAATCGCTgcaatttgttatttttaaggGAACTAAAATTCTTGCGTCCTGTAAGAAAACATACTTTGAGAAGTTTGCAAAAAAAGTACATGTTGGAATGTGGAGAAACATTGAAAATTTCTCCATCAATGGCCCCGGTGTTTCCTACAGGCCTACCAATCATCAATACAAGATCAATTTCATCTATGGAACTGATATCACTCCGTCAACCCTGCAAAACGACAGCATGTTTCTCAGTTTGGTTGATTTCCAGACTATTCAACAGGGAGTAGAAGATGAAAACATCTTAATTGGTAACTATTCCTATTTTAAGTTTGATAAATACATTTTGTTAATTAGATTTTGATCTATTTCAGATGTTATTGGAGAAGTGACGGATTTGGGATCTCTTGACACAGTTCTGTGTTCTggtaaagaaagaaagaaaattgagTTCAGTTTGACAGACCTTCAGTAAGTCATCCATTTGTTTTTTCCTTATATCATATTACTAAAACTAatagtttaacatttttatttttacagagGCCGTAGGATTGCTTGCTGTCTATGGGGAAAATTTGCTGAAAGCATTCATGCTAATTGCAAAGCAGTTGGTGGAGATACTGTTATCTGTCTCTTACGTTTTGTGAAAGTCGGCACCTATAGAGGTAATCCTCTATTATCACTTATCACTTATCATATCATAGTACCTTTGAGCATGGAACTCACAAAATCGTCCGTTTATTTATGTCAGATGAGGTTCAAATTTCAAATTCATATGATGCttctcaaatatttttcaaCCCGCCAATAATGgagagtgaggcctttttgaaAAGGTATTTAGattgtttataaaatgaaaagctATACCTATgtatactttaaaataaatttattgggGTTGACTTTAATAGGGATGTTGCATCCAATGCTTTGACATTGGTTGAATCCGAACAAGACAAACTTGAAAGGGAGATTAGACGCGATAAATGGATGCAATACCCAATCAGAGACATTGCAGAGCTACTATCTTCAACTCAGGTAATAGTTTTGATGCAAATTATATTCTAACACTATCAATGCTTAAAGGACTACCTTTACTTTTGTAAATGTAGATTGAGCAATGCAGAGTCATTGCCACAATTTATGCAATTGACAAGGATTGGGGATGGTACTATTTTGGATGCAAAGCTTGCAACAAAAAGGTCAACAAGATTTCAACAAAAGTTCAAATCGTCAAGGGGAATGAGATAACCACTCATTTGTGGTGGTGTGAAAAGTGTGATGATAAAGTCACTAAAGTCTTGCCAAAGTAATATATTTGTTAAGCGAGTTTTGTtgtctatattttaatttcataagTTGCTAATTCAAAATATGTGATGCAGGTTCAGGATTCATGTATGGGTGAAAGATGGTACTGGAGAAGCTTACCTAATGTTACTTGACTGGATTGCAGTCGGAGTTATTCCTGAAACTGCTGCTGCCTTGCTCAACGGTTCATTTGAGGAGGTTATATCCTGTATTTCACAACTTCATTATAAACTTTCAGAATATATAACTTTTAACATATACTGAATATTACAGCTACAAGATATTGAATCTTTTCCTGAGGCCGTTACTGATTTGGTTGGAAAGACTTTCATGTTTGGTATTTACATTGAGAGTAACAATGTTGCTAGCAAAGGTGGGATGTATAAAGTTGGTAAAGTATGGAAAGATCTAAGTATGCTACTGACTGGTGGTAGCACCACCGAGTCATGGACTCACTCTGATGTGGGAACTTCTAATTTAAGTGGTTCACAGGTATGGTTttgtatttttagatttttataatgTTAATTGACTGTATACGACTGCACCAGATTCATAGTGTAGATTGTTTGTACAGGGTTCACTTTAGTTATCGAAAGTCAGGCAAACGAAAACACTGTGGTAACCCCATCATCTAAACGCAAACAACAATCCAATGAAGGTGAACCTGACATAAGTTCTACAACAAAGAAGCAGTGCGCTCGAGTTTTTGTGAAGAAAGAAAAGACCACTAAAGAGGACTCAAGCTCCAAGAAAAGTGGCTAAAGAAGAAACCAAAGTGgttctttgtttgttttctgtttttgttttctgtttctGTTTAAGTTTTCACAATAAGTGTTTATTTGCACATTTGTTTCagttatttaaagtttaatttcTAATAAAGATTTCCAATATTTGCGTTCCTTTGCTAGATTATTTTCCAATTTGCAGTACTTACAATTGAGACTTAcattttattataagaaaatacttGATTACTATTTTTGATATACTGATTCAAAAGAATCTGCTCACATTACATACATCATACTATGTTTAAAATCTACTCTaagtaatgttttaaaatagagatttttaaatttataaaaaattatttgaattaaaacAATAGGAATGATCTATTGACCAATCATCTACATGTTATACTACTCTGCCATATCATATATGAATTTAAACAAGTGGTTTCATGTTAAATGTTTATATCTCCTTATATAAACGAAactaaaaagtattaaaataatacttttatCCAATAATAAGGGAGTTCATTAGCTAACCCACGTTGTGTCTAAACATAACCCTAACAACCATCGTTACAGAACACAATAGATTACAATAAAACACCAATGGAAAACTAACTTCTCGAAATGCAGTTATCATTACAACAAACATgaagaacaaagaagacaatacaaggaagagaagaacaaaTCATCAACCTACATGTCAAAGTCCAGCAGATTCTAAATTGACTGATGGAACCATTGCCGACTCTACCTTTAGACAAGTGTTGGGAGATGTTTCTAATTTAAAGCCGAATTTACAAAGTTCTGGGGGTTCTCAGCATTTTACTCAACCATCAACCTACTTCGGTTCAGGAAATCCATACTATGGTGCCTTTTCTTTACCCATGACATTGTTATCTGTTACTGTTTTCTACTCAGTGAATCAATATATGCAATTCATGCGTCTATTATGTTGTTGATTCACCTACAGACAAAGCTAAAGGAAAGCAGCCTCAATGTTCTAAGAGGATTCGAGCAAATGGTAAGTGGATTAATTAGAAACATATTACAGATTTTGACCAGTTCTATGTTTAATAACTAACATTGTTATTTGGTTATTTTGTGATTGCGAGGAGATAATAACAATGACAGAGTTCAGTTATCAAACATCTTAACAAGAAGAAGTACATGTCTCCAAATTCAGCCTAGGAATCTTTTACCAGCCTTCTCCAACTCAGACAGTGTCAAGCAACATAATGAGAACATGTGGTCAACATCTCAAGTGAACGAGTCAGAAAAAGAAGATGACTTGGAATCATCTCTTGACCACAATTTTACTGGTAGGCATAATTATATCTATTCTAATTTTTTCGCAGGCTTAAATTTTATAACATTGTTTTTTATATACAGATGAAGGTGAAGATTATAGTGATCAGAGTTATGATGATGTTAGTAGTGAAGATAGTGATTCACATGAAGTAGGATCTGATAACACTGAAGAAATATCTGATACAAGTCATGTACCAGATGAACAAAGGGCTAGGATTTTGACTATGGCCGATATATTTAAAACCATGTTTCAGGGAGGTCAATCCTCATCAACTACACCTCTGCCTAAACTAAACACTACACGTAATTGAgactttttcaattttttaactcaatatctattatattttcttacctTAACCATCTGAATTTATGAATTTCTTACAGAGTACTTAGATGAGGGAGATCCTACTTACATATGTAACTACTGTGGGGCGAAAATGTGGTATGGTGAACGCATTGAAAAGAGAAACAAGACCAAGAAACCAAAATTCTCTTTGTGTTGTGGACAAGGTCAAGTTCAGTTACCATTACTAAAAGAATCACCAGAGATCTTGAAAAGATTGTTACATTGTGATGATGAGATCAGCAAATACTTTCGGGAAAATATCAGGCAGCTTAATatggttttttcttttacatctCTTGGGGGTAAAGTTGATAGATGTCTTCCTCAAGGACGTGGCCCAAAGATGTTTCAACTTCAAGGAGAAAACTATCATCTAATGGGTAGTTTAAAGCCACCAGCTGGAGAAGAAGCCAAGTTTTCTCAACTCTACATTGTTGACATTGAAAACGAAATTGACAAAAGAGCTTCCATTATAGGGTATTTTCAACTCATTACTAAGAACcaaaatataatagattatgACCTGCGAACGTAGAAATTCTTATACTGTCAAACATCTTACTTTTGATGCAGGAAATACAAGAAAAAGGCTGAtaaggcaaaaaaaaagagtgtgaGGAAAAAGGTCATTGAGATGATAGTTGAGATGCTAAACCAAGTAAATCCATATGTGCATCAATTCCGATCAGCCAGAGATAGGTTCAATTTGAACCCTGAGACTACCTTTCATATGCGGATTGTTAGCAGTCGAGAAAAAGACGGGAGGACATATGATACTCCTACTGCATCTGAAGTTGCTGCACTGGTTCCTGGGGATTTCAATTTGGAAATGGATAAAAGAGATATTGTTCTTGAAGAGAAGCAAACAGGATGGCTTAAACGGATAAGTGAAATCCATCCTTCCTATCTTGCACTACAATATCCTCTTATCTTTACATATGGCAAAGATGGGTTCAGACTTGGGATTGAAAAAAGAGCTACAGAGGCTACATCTAAACTGAAGAGGAAAAATATCAGTATGAGACAGTGGTATGCATATCGGATCCAGGAAAGAGACGGGGAATGTCATACACTTCTGCACTCTAAGAGGCTATTCCAACAGTTTTTGGTTGATGCTTTTACAACCATAGAATCTAACCGGCTGTGCTTTTTGAGGATGAACCAGAAAAGCCTTAGATCAGATAGCTTTGATTCTATTCAGCAGTCTGAAAACGATGGGAAGACAGATATGAGTGAGCAAGGAAGCCGCTATGTGTTACCAGGCACTTTTGTTGGAGGACCaagatatatgaaaaatatgtaTTTGGATGCAATGTCGATATGCAAATATTTTGGGTTTCCCGATCTGTTTATAACTTTCACATGCAATCCTAAATGGCCCGAAATCACCAGATATGTTCAACCACGCAAACTCAGTCCTGACGACAGACCAGATATTCTATGCAGAATTTTTAAGTGTAAACTTGATTCTCTTATGAGGGATTTAACAGAAAAAAATCTACTTGGAAAAACAGTCGCATGTGAGTATTTTGCTTGGTTATTTtcgtttgatatattttttgtttaactgTAGTTACTAATGTCTTTCACTGTTTTTAATGCAGCCATGTACACAATTGAGTTTCAGAAACGTGGTCTGCCACATGCTCATATTCTGCTCTTCATGCATCCTAACTATAAATTTCCTAAACCAGAAGACATTGACAAGATTATCTCAGCAGAAATACCAGACAAGGAAAAGGAACCAGAGTTGTTTGATGTGGTCAAAGATATGATGATTCATGGTCCTTGTGGGTCAGTTAACTGGAATTCGCCATGCATGGAAAATGGTAAATGTTCAAAGCTTTATCCAAAAGATTTTGTGGAAACAACTTCAGTGAACCGAGAAGGTTTTCCAGTTTATAGACGGCGTGAACAGTCTGGTTGCTTTGTAGAGAAAAATGGTTTCAAATGCGATAACAGATATGTGATACCCTATAACAAGAAATTATCTGTTAGTTATCGAGCTCATATTAATGTAGAATGGTGTAATCAGACTGGTTCTATTAAATACTTATTTAAGTATATTAATAAAGGCGCGGATTGTTGTACTGTTACTGTTGAGCCACCAGAAAAAGGAGGAGCAAAGCGAAAGAAGTCAAACGATGAAACTACTggagttgataaaaaaaatgagatcAAAAACTTCTTCAACTGCCGGTAAATTTTGTTTTGCTCTTTCTTTAAAGATTTTTTACTTCTCAATCAGATCAGGTACAATACTAATCtcgaatattatttttttagatatgtTTCAGCCTGTGAAGGGGCGTGGAGGACTTTCAGTTTCCCTATTCACTATCGATCAGTACCTGTTGAGCGAATGCAGTGGCACCTACCAGGGAAGCAGATAATAATTTTCAAAGATGATGACACTTATGAGAAAGTGACCAGTCGAGAGCTTATAGAAGATACTATGTTCACTGGATGGTTTGAACTGAACAAGGTTAGTGCTGTTGCCAGAAGACTAACGCTAGCACAAATCCCAACAATGTTCACTTGGaataagaaggagaagaagttcCACGACAGACAGAGAGGATTCAGTATTGGTAGGATCAATTATGCCCCAAGGAAGATTGAAGAAGCTTTCTATTTGCGTGTTCTGCTAAACATAGTTAGAGGTCCAAGAAATGATGAGGAGATTCGGACATTTAACAATGTTGTTTATCCTACGTATAAGGCAGTGTGTTTTGCAAGAGGCTTACTAGACGATGATCAAGAGTATATTGATGATATTTTTAGGACAAGTTTCACAGAATCAGCTTCAGCTTTGCGTCATACTTTTGTTATGATGCTGATGTCTGGTAGTTTGTCAGAGCCAGAGGTTGTTTGGGACAATACATGGGAGGTTCTATGTGATGATATCGAGTATAAACGGAGAAAGTTACTAAAAAGGCCAGGTATaatataattctatttttttatcatatccTATTCTGAAAAATTGAAGTTGAaagtgtttatattttttttttacagatctCTGTTTAAGTGCccatgaaaaaaaacaatatgctCTTCTTGAGATTGAGAATATTTTAAAGAGCAATGGTTTTTCTTTAGATCAATGGGAAAATATGCCAAAGCCAGATCCAAATATTGGTGGGAATGACAATGTTCTGATTTCAGATGAGCTGAGTTACGATAGGGAGAAGCTGAAAGCTGAGCATGACAGAGACATTGTTAAACTAAcggaggaacaaaagaaaatatatgatgAGATTGTTGATGCAGTCATAAATCAAAAAGGATGTGTGTTCTTTGTTTATGGATTTGGTGGAACTGGTAAAACCTTCCTGTGGAGATTGTTGTCTGCAGCTATTAGATTCAAGGGGGAAATATGTTTGAACACTGCAtcaagtgggatagcttctctATTGATACAAGGAGGAAGGACAGCACATTCTAGGTTTGGAATACCAATAAACCCAGATGAGTATTCTACTTGCACCCTTATTCCAGGAAGTGATCAAGCTAACTTGGTGAAAGCAGCATCTCTAATCATTTGGGATGAAGCACCAATGATGAGTAGACATTGTTTTGAGTCTTTGGATAGGAGTATGAAAGACATTATGCGGAACAAAGACAACAGGCCTTTTGCTGGGAAAGTTGTTGTATTTGGAGGTGATTTTAGACAAGTTTTGCCTGTTATACATGGTGCTGGACGACCAGAAATTGTAATGGAGTCTCTTAATTCATCATATTTATGGAGGCATGTCAAAGTGATGAAGCTAACCAAGAATATGAGGCTACTTTCTGAAAACCTGTCTGCTGAAGATGCTAAGGAATTAAAAGAATTCTCAAAGTGGATTTTAGATGTTGGAGATGGAAAGCTTGGAGGTGAAAATGATGGAGAAGTTGTAATCAATATTCCAGATGAGTTTCTTATTACTGATGTAGATGATCCGATTGAATCAATTAGCAAAGCAGTATATGGGGATGTATTTTCCTTACAACAGGATAAACAGCCAAAGTTTTTCCAAGAAAGGGCAATTCTCTGTCCCACCAATGAAGATGTCAACAGGATTAACCAGCACATGTTGGATAAACTACCAGGTTATACTATTTATATGGACAAGTTATTTTTGGCTATTGAAATCGTTTatgattattatataatttttgagtTTGTAACATGCAGGAGAAGAAAGGATTTACTTAAGCTCTGACTCGATTGATGCTTCTGATAGATTTTCGAGAAATGACCAGGCTCTAACTCCCGATTTCTTAAACACCATCAAGGTTTCTGGTCTGCCAAATCACAGTCTTCGCTTGAAAGTCGGCTGTCCAGTGATGTTGCTTAGAAATATCGATCATACAAACGGTTTGATGAATGGCACAAGACTCCAGATTACAGAGATGGATGATTTATTGGTAAAGGCTAAAGTGATCACAGGAGAAAAGGTGGGGAAAACTGTGGTCATTCCTAGACTTTCTATTACACCTTCTGATAAGAAATTGCCTTTCAAGATGAGGAGAAGGCAGCTGCCTATCGCAGTTGCATTTGCTATTACAATTAATAAGAGTCAAGGTCAATCACTATCCCATGTTGGTTTGTATCTACCAAGAGATGTCTTCTCTCATGGACAACTATACGTGGCTGTTTCCAGAGTTACATCAAAAAAGGGATTGAAGATTTTGGTTGTTGATGATCAAGGAAAGCCTAAGCGTGAGACAAAGAATGTTGTTTTCAAAGAGATCTTTCAGAATCTCTAATTTTAATGTTTACTTTGCTGTGTGTTTTAGCGTATTTAAacttatttctatttttgacaaACAATGTAGTTAACTTGCAAGTTGGAAGTTTTTCATTTATCTCTCTAATTTATTCATGCAAACAGAAGCACACAACATACATTACAAGCAAACGACATTGTATTTGTTAACCTACATACAAGCACACAACAGACAGGGTGGTTAAACAACATTCGGATTCAACATCCTTTGGAAGCACGCAACAGACGTACCAGCAACAACATTCAGATTCCATTCCTGACTTCTAACCGATATTGCTTTCTTGACTTCTAATCTATATTCCATTCCTGACTTCTAAGTGCTAGCTAAGTTCGGTTAAGTGACGTACGTGTTATTCCAATGCTAGAAGTTGTTTCTGAAAGCCCTTTGCGTTCCTTTGGTAAAAAAGGAAGCTGAACTTATACTTTTTATAACTGCATCTCCTGAAGTATAAAACAGAGctaaataagaatataattgTAATATACTCACACAGCAGTACATATTTATTATACTCATAACTTCATACTGCAGACAAGGCGCTAAATAATACTTCATGAGATGGAAGAAAACCTGTCGATCTCAAAGTCAGTCTGATATGGCTTT
This region of Brassica napus cultivar Da-Ae chromosome C5, Da-Ae, whole genome shotgun sequence genomic DNA includes:
- the LOC106345585 gene encoding protein NETWORKED 4B, which codes for MDPYTETGSVNFDSSLWPHASKSLPELLTEICQKAQRMLKLVKDGQPESTDIFLTLYQSLGESYNHMNQELLNGFLNFGFKPSSSDKNSVSFADLSSFVSHSSPSLEFDLVSGLSYSSLKLNDEAEKKDQSAYMLADFFSDELRTALRDLEERNRLVGELESKLSDSSNKIMTLERELDECHELLEVSEVEVSKLNEMLSKRKTEKADDGGADLLLNTLRAELRSRDVQIEQMEEYLNQVCVKDTELLSDDESGTNKSVVEELKSRVEELENQVEKQSDVISEREEEKREAIRELCFSLDHYKSRYTELVISLSGNN